A single window of Sphingobacteriales bacterium DNA harbors:
- the hisF gene encoding imidazole glycerol phosphate synthase subunit HisF — translation MLAKRIIPCLDIKDGQTVKGINFIDLIHAGDPVELSQKYVEQGADELVFLDITATVENRKTFAELVKKIAYTINIPFTVGGGISTIQDVDVLLGAGADKVSINSSAVKNPGLIDELSKQFGSQCIVVAIDTKLEDDWKVYVKGGREATSIYTKNWVLEVQERGAGEILLTSMNHDGTKQGFALDITEYCANTLNIPVIASGGAGNKEHFEGIFKIAKADAALAASIFHFGEVPIPELKQYLNTKGISIRI, via the coding sequence GTGTTAGCAAAAAGAATAATTCCTTGTTTAGATATAAAAGATGGACAAACTGTAAAAGGTATTAATTTTATAGATTTAATTCATGCTGGAGACCCTGTGGAATTATCACAAAAATATGTAGAACAAGGTGCAGATGAATTAGTTTTTTTAGATATCACTGCAACTGTTGAGAATAGAAAAACATTTGCAGAACTAGTAAAAAAAATAGCATATACAATAAATATTCCTTTCACTGTTGGTGGCGGAATTTCTACGATACAAGATGTAGATGTATTGCTGGGTGCTGGTGCTGATAAAGTTTCTATAAACTCTTCCGCTGTAAAAAACCCAGGTTTAATAGATGAACTTTCTAAACAATTTGGCTCTCAATGTATAGTTGTTGCTATAGATACAAAATTGGAGGATGATTGGAAAGTTTATGTAAAAGGTGGGCGAGAAGCAACATCTATTTATACCAAAAATTGGGTTCTGGAAGTACAAGAACGTGGTGCTGGAGAAATACTATTAACATCAATGAACCATGATGGAACAAAACAAGGTTTTGCATTAGATATTACTGAATATTGTGCAAATACACTAAATATTCCAGTTATTGCAAGTGGTGGTGCAGGAAATAAAGAACACTTTGAAGGTATATTTAAAATTGCAAAAGCAGATGCTGCATTAGCTGCATCTATATTTCACTTTGGAGAAGTTCCAATTCCTGAATTAAAACAATATCTAAATACAAAAGGAATATCTATTAGGATATAA
- a CDS encoding M42 family metallopeptidase, which yields MEINVKLLAKICETPGTSGYEQQVRKLVLEELKNIDVVTEVDNLGNLYAIKKGKDSSKRVMIAAHMDEIGFIVKHIDENGFLRFHTLGGFDPKTLTAQRVIVHGKKDVVGVMSSKPIHIMTAEERAKPASISDYFIDLGMSAEEVKSNISIGDPITRERTLIEMGNCVNCKSIDNRVAVYILIETLKLLKDCPYDIYGVFTVQEEVGIRGANVAAHNINPTFGFGLDTTIAFDLPGSKPEEQVTQLGNGVAIKIMDSSTICDYRMVKFQKKIATEYNIKWQPELLTMGGTDTAGIQRMGKTGAVAGAISIPTRHLHQVIEMAHKEDIANAILLLKHCCEHLDTIDLEF from the coding sequence ATGGAAATAAACGTTAAACTTTTAGCAAAAATTTGCGAAACACCAGGCACATCTGGATACGAACAACAAGTAAGAAAATTAGTTTTAGAAGAGTTAAAGAATATAGACGTAGTTACTGAAGTAGATAACTTAGGTAATCTATATGCAATAAAAAAAGGTAAAGATAGTAGCAAACGTGTGATGATTGCTGCACACATGGATGAAATAGGTTTTATTGTAAAACATATAGATGAAAATGGCTTTCTAAGATTTCATACATTAGGCGGATTTGATCCAAAAACATTAACTGCACAGCGTGTAATAGTACACGGTAAAAAAGATGTAGTTGGTGTAATGAGCAGTAAGCCAATTCATATAATGACTGCCGAAGAAAGAGCAAAACCAGCAAGCATCTCAGATTATTTTATAGACTTAGGAATGTCTGCCGAAGAAGTAAAATCAAATATATCAATTGGTGATCCAATTACACGCGAACGTACATTAATTGAAATGGGCAATTGTGTAAACTGTAAATCAATAGACAACAGAGTTGCTGTATATATTTTAATAGAAACACTAAAGCTTTTAAAAGATTGTCCTTATGATATATATGGTGTTTTTACAGTACAAGAAGAAGTAGGTATACGTGGCGCAAATGTTGCTGCACACAATATCAATCCTACATTTGGTTTTGGATTAGATACAACCATTGCATTCGATTTGCCAGGTTCAAAACCAGAAGAGCAAGTAACACAACTAGGTAATGGTGTTGCCATAAAAATTATGGACTCAAGTACCATTTGCGATTACAGAATGGTAAAATTCCAAAAGAAAATAGCAACTGAATATAATATTAAATGGCAACCTGAATTGCTTACAATGGGTGGCACAGACACTGCAGGTATTCAAAGAATGGGAAAAACAGGTGCTGTTGCTGGAGCAATATCAATTCCAACTAGACATTTGCACCAAGTAATAGAAATGGCACATAAAGAAGATATTGCAAATGCAATTCTATTACTAAAACATTGTTGCGAACATTTAGATACAATAGATTTAGAATTCTAA
- a CDS encoding DUF1569 domain-containing protein, whose protein sequence is MALPSVFQENIVNQLKERIEKVTPETKPIWGKMNATQMLAHCNVTYEYAFDERKDSPNFLVKIMLKKFVKPIVVSEQPYKKDSKTAPAFIITDERNFDKEKQRLYTYMDNVLKKGTSFFEGKESVSFGVLNAIEWNNMFYKHLDHHLQQFGV, encoded by the coding sequence ATGGCATTACCAAGTGTATTTCAAGAAAATATTGTAAATCAATTAAAAGAAAGAATTGAGAAAGTAACTCCTGAAACAAAACCAATTTGGGGAAAAATGAATGCTACACAAATGTTGGCTCATTGTAATGTAACTTATGAATATGCATTTGATGAAAGAAAAGATAGTCCTAATTTTTTGGTGAAAATAATGCTTAAAAAATTTGTAAAACCAATAGTTGTTAGTGAACAACCTTATAAAAAAGATTCAAAAACTGCTCCTGCATTCATCATAACTGATGAGCGAAATTTTGACAAAGAAAAACAAAGACTTTATACCTACATGGATAATGTTTTAAAGAAAGGAACTTCATTTTTTGAAGGGAAAGAATCTGTGTCTTTTGGTGTATTAAATGCTATTGAATGGAACAATATGTTTTACAAGCATCTTGACCATCACTTGCAACAATTTGGTGTATAG
- a CDS encoding homocysteine S-methyltransferase family protein, producing MTHQLYNIAQQKILILDGAMGTMIQRYKLNEEDYRGEQFKEHISPLKGNNDLLSITRPEIIKEIHRQYFQAGADIVETNTFSGTTIAQADYHLEDAVYEINYQSAKIAKEVAQEFTDFPRFVAGAMGPTNRTASISPDVNNPGFRAISFDELVNAYYFQAKALIDGGADILLVETIFDTLNAKAALFAIQTLFEENKSEVPVMVSGTITDASGRTLSGQTTEAFLISMSHVPLFSVGLNCALGAKELRPYLQVLAKEAPFFVSAYPNAGLPNAFGGYDETPEQMADAVKEYLELGIINILGGCCGTTPAHIKCFAEVAKSYQPRLINKLQQQY from the coding sequence ATGACACACCAATTATACAATATTGCTCAACAAAAAATTCTCATCCTTGATGGCGCAATGGGAACAATGATTCAACGTTATAAGCTAAATGAAGAAGATTACCGTGGCGAACAATTTAAGGAACACATTTCTCCACTTAAAGGAAATAATGACTTATTGTCTATCACACGTCCTGAGATAATAAAAGAAATTCATCGACAATATTTTCAAGCAGGCGCAGATATCGTAGAAACAAATACATTTAGCGGAACAACTATAGCACAAGCAGATTATCATTTAGAAGATGCTGTTTATGAAATAAACTACCAATCAGCAAAAATTGCAAAAGAGGTAGCACAAGAATTTACTGATTTTCCAAGATTTGTTGCTGGAGCAATGGGACCAACCAATCGTACAGCATCAATATCTCCAGATGTAAACAATCCAGGATTTAGAGCAATAAGTTTTGATGAACTAGTTAATGCATATTATTTTCAAGCAAAAGCTTTAATAGATGGTGGTGCAGATATTCTATTAGTTGAAACAATCTTTGATACTCTAAATGCAAAAGCAGCATTATTTGCTATCCAAACTTTATTTGAGGAAAATAAGTCAGAAGTTCCTGTTATGGTTTCTGGTACAATTACAGATGCTTCAGGACGAACATTGAGTGGACAAACAACAGAAGCATTTCTAATTTCTATGTCACATGTTCCATTGTTTTCTGTAGGATTAAATTGTGCTTTAGGTGCCAAAGAATTAAGACCATATTTACAAGTATTAGCAAAAGAAGCTCCATTTTTTGTAAGTGCTTATCCTAATGCAGGCTTGCCAAATGCTTTTGGTGGATATGATGAAACGCCAGAACAAATGGCAGATGCAGTAAAAGAATATTTAGAACTAGGAATAATAAATATACTTGGCGGCTGTTGTGGTACCACACCAGCTCATATCAAATGTTTTGCTGAAGTAGCAAAAAGTTATCAACCAAGATTAATCAATAAATTACAACAACAATACTAA
- a CDS encoding ethanolamine ammonia-lyase reactivating factor EutA — MKFAAIDIGSNAVRLIFVNVYETENGVQYVKDAMYRVAFRLGEEAFINGEFSEKKTKDILSTMKAYKHLIAIHQPVQVMACATSAMRDAKNSGVIVEKVFKKTGIKIEVISGHREAEFVLSNHVETLDLKHHHNYLYIDVGGGSTELILLSKGKTIDKQSFNIGTLRISMGNDKKEQWRLMQKWLTEISTKYKHIQGIGVGGNINTIQKSFAKAKSIFVHEHDIQNTLDKLEHLSIDERIIQFGLRPDRADVIVPAAKIFKFIMNHANISSLMVPKVGLGDGMIHYMYEHYK; from the coding sequence ATGAAATTTGCTGCAATAGATATAGGATCAAATGCTGTAAGGCTAATTTTTGTAAATGTATACGAAACAGAAAATGGTGTGCAATATGTAAAAGATGCCATGTATAGAGTAGCATTTAGATTAGGTGAAGAAGCATTCATTAATGGAGAATTTTCTGAGAAGAAAACAAAAGATATCTTGTCTACGATGAAAGCTTATAAGCATTTAATAGCTATTCATCAGCCAGTACAAGTTATGGCTTGTGCTACATCAGCTATGCGCGATGCAAAAAATTCTGGAGTAATTGTTGAGAAAGTATTCAAAAAAACAGGAATAAAAATCGAAGTTATTTCTGGACATAGAGAAGCAGAGTTTGTTTTATCTAATCATGTTGAAACATTAGACTTAAAACACCATCACAATTATTTGTATATCGATGTTGGTGGTGGAAGTACAGAATTAATTTTATTAAGCAAAGGCAAGACAATAGATAAGCAGTCATTCAATATAGGCACACTTAGAATAAGTATGGGCAATGACAAAAAAGAGCAATGGCGATTGATGCAAAAATGGCTAACAGAAATTAGCACAAAGTATAAGCATATTCAAGGCATTGGTGTTGGTGGAAATATCAATACAATACAAAAAAGTTTTGCTAAAGCTAAATCTATTTTTGTGCATGAGCATGATATACAAAACACACTAGATAAGTTAGAACATCTAAGTATAGATGAACGAATTATACAATTTGGCTTACGACCAGACAGAGCTGATGTAATAGTACCAGCAGCAAAAATATTTAAGTTTATAATGAACCATGCAAATATTTCATCATTGATGGTACCCAAAGTAGGCCTAGGTGATGGTATGATACACTACATGTACGAGCATTATAAATAA
- a CDS encoding MBL fold metallo-hydrolase, with protein MPEYKSNPNLKFIRDNIQGNLYIDGQFVFDTKIEKIPYQNLVKWMFNGNPQRDKKKQDKYAPNVIINNEITKGEEDKIVWLGHSTFYIQINNVRIITDPVFFNLAPIRMHRRHALPCNIADLQNIDYILLSHGHRDHLDIPSLKNILKYNKDVEVLCPLGFYDMLSNIGFKKIQEAAWWQKYITEKIEIDFLPAKHWNRRNVFDFNTTLWGSFAICSNTKKIYFAGDTAYAHHFKTIKEQYKYFDVALMPIGAYKPKYIMEWAHMSPQEAVHASNELNVKNFIPMHYGTYDLSDEPASEPIKITAQQKNDNILSADLKILDVGETYILSN; from the coding sequence ATGCCAGAATATAAATCAAATCCAAACTTAAAGTTTATAAGAGACAATATACAAGGAAACTTATATATTGATGGTCAATTTGTGTTTGATACTAAGATTGAAAAAATCCCATACCAAAATTTAGTCAAGTGGATGTTTAATGGAAATCCACAAAGAGACAAAAAAAAACAGGATAAATACGCACCAAATGTTATTATCAATAATGAAATAACAAAAGGCGAAGAAGATAAAATTGTATGGTTAGGGCATTCAACTTTTTATATTCAAATAAATAATGTGCGCATTATTACAGATCCAGTTTTCTTTAATCTGGCACCAATACGCATGCATCGCAGACATGCATTACCATGCAATATTGCAGACTTACAAAATATAGATTACATCTTACTGTCTCACGGACATAGAGATCATTTAGATATTCCTTCTTTAAAAAATATTTTAAAGTATAATAAAGATGTAGAAGTATTGTGCCCATTAGGTTTCTATGATATGCTAAGCAATATTGGATTTAAAAAAATACAAGAAGCAGCATGGTGGCAAAAGTATATTACTGAAAAAATAGAAATAGATTTTCTGCCAGCCAAACATTGGAACAGAAGAAATGTATTTGATTTTAATACAACACTTTGGGGTAGTTTTGCCATATGTTCTAATACAAAGAAAATATATTTCGCAGGAGATACAGCTTATGCACACCACTTTAAAACTATAAAAGAACAATATAAATATTTTGATGTTGCCTTAATGCCAATTGGCGCATACAAACCAAAATACATTATGGAGTGGGCACACATGTCACCACAAGAAGCTGTGCATGCAAGCAATGAATTGAATGTGAAAAATTTTATTCCAATGCATTATGGCACTTACGATTTGAGTGATGAACCAGCATCAGAGCCAATAAAAATAACAGCACAACAGAAAAATGACAATATTTTATCAGCAGATTTAAAAATATTAGACGTAGGCGAAACGTATATTTTATCTAATTAA
- a CDS encoding tetratricopeptide repeat protein, producing MLRIQILLIIVLSFFLSNAQDGNYNHYLARQFAENGEFAKAAEYYAELFNEDQGLMYYQEYLDVLLKINDYVALEKMIKSAYKKSVNNSIYLIDLADIYKNQNKINETNKLYDKIIKDLPNSTIQIKNIADKFIQSQLYDEAFKCYIKGKELLKNKQLFNLEIANIYLLKNDFNSMVQAYLDEATSQTDNLNAIYNGLLTAMTTEEKKDYIEKSLLQRVGKDKTLLVYQDILVWLYMHRNDFDGAIIQAKSLDMQRNGDGSSVMRIANAAMQQKDYNAAIKGFQYVINKGTHNYWFLNASLALINAKKEKLLQQSKYNTEDILSLKDTYLSFINQHQNNENTFDAIIELANLEALYLHQTDSAIGRIEYIIQQPKINNELLAKAKLSLGDYYIIQNNPWDARLLYTQVEKDMKGTPLGEDAKYRNARLSYFKGDFEWAQTQLKIIKANTTEYISNDAIDLSVFILDNLNTDETDIALIQFAQADMLQFQNRKAESKDTLTQIIKENKGSSLEDDVYYLFYKIERSEQQYTKALDYLLKIEDNFSDDILIDNALFYIAELYQYYLYNDELAKNYYEKIILNYKDSTFSIEARKRYRKLRGDS from the coding sequence ATGCTACGAATTCAAATATTACTCATTATTGTTTTGTCATTCTTTCTATCTAATGCACAAGATGGAAATTACAATCATTACTTAGCAAGGCAATTTGCAGAAAATGGAGAGTTTGCAAAAGCAGCAGAATACTATGCTGAATTATTTAATGAAGACCAAGGCTTAATGTATTACCAAGAGTATTTGGATGTTTTACTAAAAATAAATGATTATGTAGCATTAGAAAAGATGATAAAATCAGCTTATAAAAAATCAGTAAATAATAGTATTTATTTAATAGATTTAGCAGATATATATAAAAATCAAAATAAAATTAATGAAACCAATAAATTGTACGACAAAATAATAAAAGACTTACCTAATAGTACAATACAAATTAAAAATATAGCAGATAAATTTATTCAATCGCAATTATACGATGAAGCTTTTAAATGTTACATAAAAGGAAAGGAATTGCTGAAAAATAAACAACTGTTTAATCTAGAAATTGCAAATATTTATCTATTAAAAAATGATTTTAATAGTATGGTTCAAGCATATTTAGATGAAGCAACTTCACAAACAGATAATCTAAATGCAATTTACAATGGTTTGCTCACAGCAATGACTACAGAAGAGAAAAAAGATTATATTGAAAAATCATTATTACAAAGAGTTGGGAAAGATAAAACACTATTAGTGTATCAAGATATTCTGGTTTGGTTGTATATGCATCGCAATGATTTTGATGGCGCAATTATTCAAGCAAAATCACTGGATATGCAAAGAAATGGTGATGGCTCAAGCGTAATGAGAATTGCAAATGCAGCAATGCAACAAAAAGACTATAATGCAGCAATAAAAGGATTTCAATATGTAATTAATAAAGGAACACATAATTATTGGTTCTTAAATGCAAGTTTAGCCTTAATCAACGCGAAAAAAGAAAAACTACTACAACAATCAAAATACAATACAGAAGATATATTATCACTAAAAGATACCTATTTATCATTCATTAATCAACATCAAAACAACGAAAATACTTTTGATGCAATAATAGAACTTGCTAACCTAGAAGCTTTGTATCTACACCAAACAGATTCTGCAATAGGTAGAATAGAGTATATTATTCAACAACCAAAAATAAATAATGAGTTATTAGCAAAGGCTAAACTTAGCTTGGGCGATTACTATATAATACAAAACAACCCATGGGATGCTAGACTATTATACACACAAGTAGAAAAAGATATGAAAGGCACACCACTTGGTGAAGATGCAAAATATAGAAATGCCAGACTATCTTATTTTAAAGGAGATTTTGAATGGGCACAAACACAACTCAAAATCATAAAAGCTAATACAACAGAATATATTTCCAACGATGCAATAGATTTATCAGTTTTTATTTTAGATAATCTAAACACAGATGAAACAGATATTGCTTTAATCCAATTTGCGCAAGCAGATATGCTACAATTTCAAAATAGAAAAGCAGAATCAAAAGATACATTAACTCAAATTATTAAAGAAAACAAAGGTTCATCGTTAGAAGACGATGTATACTATTTATTTTATAAGATAGAAAGAAGCGAACAACAATATACCAAAGCATTAGACTATTTATTAAAAATAGAAGATAATTTTAGTGATGATATTTTGATAGACAATGCCTTGTTTTACATAGCAGAACTATATCAATATTATTTGTACAATGACGAACTAGCAAAGAATTATTATGAAAAAATAATTCTGAATTATAAAGACAGCACTTTCAGTATTGAAGCAAGAAAAAGATACAGAAAACTAAGAGGAGATAGCTAA
- a CDS encoding Fic family protein has protein sequence MEWQNYPYEFDGLDKYLQRIEQKKLLLDSFRPIPAYQLKSIKESLNLEWVYNSNSIEGNTLTLQETKLIIEEGFTIKGKSLREHFEAVNHQDAIVFIENLISDKYKLNTYDIMETHNLVLQKIEKDFAGRYRTGGVRIAGANYIPPNALKVNTLMEELIYWNNHSELNLIVKNAIFHHRFVWIHPFFDGNGRTVRLISNLLLMQAGFPPAIILKNDRKKYYTALNLANKGNYSKLLLLVIQSVERSLDIYLSNLNNTYEDYQPISNIVSEPGVPYGQEYVSLLARQGKIDAYKDSRNWLTTKDAVLDYMKRRERKRKV, from the coding sequence ATGGAATGGCAAAACTATCCATATGAGTTTGATGGCTTAGATAAATATCTACAAAGAATAGAACAGAAAAAGCTATTGTTAGATTCTTTTAGACCGATTCCAGCTTATCAATTAAAATCAATAAAAGAAAGCCTAAACTTGGAATGGGTTTATAATTCTAATAGTATAGAAGGAAATACACTTACATTACAAGAAACCAAATTGATAATTGAAGAAGGATTTACAATTAAAGGGAAATCATTAAGAGAACATTTCGAAGCTGTAAATCATCAAGATGCAATTGTTTTTATAGAAAATTTAATATCGGATAAGTATAAATTAAATACATACGATATTATGGAAACACATAACTTAGTTCTACAAAAAATAGAAAAAGATTTTGCTGGAAGATATAGAACTGGTGGTGTAAGAATTGCTGGTGCAAATTACATACCACCAAATGCACTTAAAGTAAATACTTTAATGGAAGAATTGATTTATTGGAATAATCATTCAGAATTAAATCTAATTGTAAAAAATGCAATTTTTCATCATCGTTTTGTGTGGATACATCCATTTTTTGATGGCAATGGAAGAACTGTGCGTTTAATAAGTAATCTATTATTGATGCAAGCAGGTTTTCCACCAGCTATTATTTTAAAGAATGATAGAAAAAAATATTATACTGCATTAAACTTAGCCAATAAAGGAAACTATAGTAAGTTATTATTATTAGTAATACAATCAGTAGAACGTTCTTTGGATATTTATTTATCTAACTTAAATAATACTTACGAAGATTATCAGCCTATTAGTAATATTGTATCAGAGCCTGGAGTTCCTTACGGACAAGAGTATGTAAGTCTTTTAGCAAGACAAGGTAAAATAGATGCTTATAAAGATAGCAGAAATTGGCTAACTACCAAAGATGCTGTTTTAGACTATATGAAAAGACGAGAGCGAAAAAGGAAGGTTTAA
- the metH gene encoding methionine synthase: protein MNESDCTTLRLSGLEPLIITPQSNFINIGERTNVTGSKVFLKMIKEERYEDALSVALDQVRGGAQVLDVNMDEGMIDGVNTMVTFLNLIASEPDIARIPIMIDSSKWEIIEAGLKCVQGKSIVNSISLKSGEEEFIKQAKLIKKYGAATVVMAFDENGQADNYQRRIDICKRSYDILVNVVKFNPNDIIFDPNIFPVATGMDEHKNNALDFFNATKWIRKNLKGAHVSGGVSNVSFSFRGNNVVREAMHSAFLYHGIQHGMDMGIVNPSMLEVYDDINKELLEKVEDVLLNRRDDATELLLEYAETVKGTAKKKEEDLTWRNQSVQERLKYALVKGIVEYIDEDTEACRQQYSRPIEVIEGPLMDGMNVVGDLFGAGKMFLPQVVKSARVMKKAVAFLQPFIEAEQQGGARKLGKILLATVKGDVHDIGKNIVGVVLACNNFEIIDLGVMVPAEKILDAAIEHNVDIIGLSGLITPSLDEMVDVAKEMERRNIKIPLLIGGATTSKLHTAVKIEQNYSGITIHVLDASRSVPIATQLMNVEDTKKLKIQIQEEYEQMRQRHYSKHTTKDYISIDEARKNKTVINWANYTPPKPTFLGLKTFENYDIAELRNYIDWTPFFQAWELHGKYPTILDDKIVGAEAKKLFADANVMLDKIIQEKWLTAKAVIGFFKANTINDDDIEIIADSKIITLHHLRQQLKKADGLPNISLADFVAPISSQKEDYIGAFAVTAGIGIEEKIKEFEAQHDDYNSIMIKVLADRLAEAIAERMHERVRKEFWAYDKTEDLSNDELIKEKYNGIRPAPGYPACPDHTEKIALFDILNATENAGITLTESMAMYPTAAVSGWYFSHPDSKYFGIGKLAKDQVEDYANRKNMPIEKTERWLGSILGY, encoded by the coding sequence ATGAACGAATCTGACTGTACAACCTTAAGATTATCAGGACTTGAACCTTTGATAATTACACCTCAATCTAATTTCATTAACATTGGAGAACGTACCAACGTAACTGGCTCTAAAGTCTTTTTAAAGATGATAAAGGAAGAACGCTACGAAGATGCACTTTCAGTAGCTTTAGATCAAGTTCGTGGTGGTGCTCAAGTACTTGATGTAAATATGGATGAAGGTATGATAGATGGTGTAAATACTATGGTTACGTTTTTAAATCTCATTGCTTCAGAACCTGATATTGCACGTATTCCAATCATGATAGACTCTTCAAAATGGGAAATTATCGAAGCAGGACTAAAATGTGTACAAGGAAAATCTATTGTCAATTCTATTTCATTAAAAAGTGGCGAAGAAGAGTTTATTAAACAAGCAAAATTGATAAAAAAATATGGTGCTGCTACAGTAGTAATGGCTTTTGATGAAAATGGACAGGCAGACAATTATCAAAGAAGAATAGATATATGCAAAAGAAGCTATGATATCTTAGTTAATGTAGTCAAATTTAATCCTAATGATATTATTTTCGATCCAAATATATTTCCAGTTGCCACAGGAATGGATGAACATAAAAACAATGCCCTTGATTTCTTTAATGCTACAAAATGGATTAGAAAAAACCTAAAAGGTGCGCATGTTTCTGGTGGTGTTTCCAATGTATCATTTTCTTTTAGAGGAAATAATGTAGTTAGAGAAGCTATGCATTCAGCATTTCTTTACCATGGTATACAACATGGAATGGATATGGGCATTGTAAATCCTTCGATGCTTGAAGTGTATGATGATATAAATAAAGAACTATTAGAAAAAGTAGAAGATGTATTATTAAATAGACGTGATGATGCAACAGAACTTTTATTAGAATATGCAGAAACCGTAAAAGGCACTGCAAAGAAAAAAGAAGAAGATTTAACATGGAGAAATCAAAGTGTACAAGAGCGACTAAAATATGCACTAGTAAAAGGAATTGTAGAATATATTGATGAAGACACTGAAGCTTGTAGACAACAATATAGTAGACCAATTGAAGTAATAGAAGGACCATTGATGGATGGCATGAATGTAGTAGGCGATTTATTTGGTGCAGGAAAAATGTTTTTACCACAAGTAGTAAAAAGTGCACGTGTAATGAAAAAAGCAGTTGCATTTTTACAACCATTCATCGAAGCAGAACAACAAGGTGGTGCAAGAAAGCTAGGAAAAATATTATTAGCAACTGTAAAAGGCGATGTACATGATATTGGAAAAAATATTGTTGGTGTAGTTTTAGCATGTAATAATTTTGAGATAATAGATTTAGGTGTAATGGTGCCTGCAGAAAAGATTTTAGATGCAGCAATTGAGCATAATGTTGATATAATTGGATTGAGTGGTTTAATTACACCATCATTAGATGAAATGGTAGATGTTGCCAAAGAAATGGAGCGTAGAAATATAAAAATTCCATTGCTAATTGGTGGCGCAACAACATCAAAATTGCATACAGCAGTAAAAATAGAACAGAACTATTCTGGAATAACAATACATGTATTAGATGCATCACGAAGTGTGCCTATTGCTACACAATTAATGAATGTAGAAGACACAAAGAAACTTAAGATCCAGATTCAAGAAGAATATGAGCAAATGCGTCAGCGTCATTATAGTAAGCATACAACTAAGGACTATATTTCTATTGATGAGGCAAGAAAAAATAAAACTGTAATAAATTGGGCAAATTACACACCACCAAAACCAACTTTTTTAGGATTAAAAACTTTTGAGAATTATGATATTGCCGAATTACGCAATTATATAGATTGGACACCATTCTTCCAAGCATGGGAACTACATGGCAAATATCCAACAATATTAGATGATAAAATTGTTGGCGCAGAAGCAAAGAAATTATTTGCAGATGCAAATGTTATGTTAGATAAAATTATTCAAGAAAAATGGCTAACAGCAAAAGCAGTTATTGGCTTCTTCAAAGCAAATACAATAAATGATGATGATATAGAAATTATTGCCGATAGTAAAATCATTACATTACACCATCTACGCCAGCAACTAAAAAAAGCAGATGGTTTGCCAAATATATCACTTGCAGATTTTGTTGCTCCAATCTCATCACAGAAGGAAGATTACATAGGTGCATTTGCAGTAACAGCAGGAATTGGCATAGAAGAAAAAATAAAAGAATTTGAAGCACAACATGATGACTATAATTCTATCATGATAAAAGTACTTGCTGATAGATTAGCAGAAGCTATTGCTGAGCGCATGCACGAGCGTGTACGTAAAGAATTTTGGGCATATGATAAAACAGAAGACCTTAGCAATGATGAATTAATAAAAGAAAAATACAATGGAATTCGTCCAGCACCAGGCTATCCAGCATGCCCAGACCACACAGAGAAAATTGCATTGTTTGATATATTAAATGCAACAGAAAATGCAGGCATTACACTTACAGAAAGTATGGCAATGTACCCAACTGCAGCAGTAAGTGGTTGGTATTTCTCGCATCCTGATAGTAAATATTTTGGAATAGGCAAATTAGCCAAAGACCAAGTAGAAGACTATGCTAATAGAAAGAACATGCCAATAGAAAAAACGGAACGTTGGTTAGGTAGCATTTTAGGGTATTAA